The following coding sequences lie in one Lolium perenne isolate Kyuss_39 chromosome 2, Kyuss_2.0, whole genome shotgun sequence genomic window:
- the LOC127329225 gene encoding uncharacterized protein At4g02000-like, whose protein sequence is MEGRSGGKEGEIDDMLSHLELNDEELDDVVVDVEAAKEYRKTARWLAIGKVQTSRSFSSEALFEKMKSVWSLAKDPVCREVGDNLFLFQMYCLADWKKVVHQGPWTFRGWGLLVEDYDGLGDPAEFVFSGLFVWAQIHGIPELYRKEEVVDDLARRIGKVKEVQMVPKLFFEGNYVRLRVRIEVAKPLLRFVSLTTPEGKKRLAVKYEKMPFFCKRCGLIGHDHEECGDGVWEEKQLQYGTWMLATRRAN, encoded by the coding sequence ATGGAGGGCAGATCGGGAGGTAAAGAAGGCGAGATCGACGACATGCTGAGCCACCTAGAGCTGAACGATGAGGAGTTGGATGATGTGGTGGTCGATGTGGAGGCGGCGAAGGAGTATCGTAAAACGGCGAGGTGGCTTGCTATTGGTAAAGTTCAAACCTCCAGATCTTTTAGTTCAGAGGCTTTGTTTGAGAAGATGAAGAGCGTCTGGAGTTTGGCAAAGGACCCAGTTTGCCGGGAGGTGGGCGATAACCTGTTTTTATTCCAGATGTACTGTCTGGCAGATTGGAAGAAGGTTGTTCATCAAGGTCCCTGGACGTTTAGGGGTTGGGGTTTGCTAGTGGAGGATTACGATGGGCTCGGTGACCCAGCGGAGTTCGTGTTCAGTGGGTTGTTTGTCTGGGCTCAAATTCATGGAATTCCGGAGCTATACCggaaggaggaggtggtggatGACCTAGCCCGAAGGATTGGCAAGGTGAAAGAAGTTCAGATGGTACCTAAGTTGTTTTTTGAAGGAAATTATGTGAGACTAAGGGTCAGAATTGAGGTTGCTAAACCATTACTGAGGTTTGTCTCCCTTACTACCCCGGAGGGTAAGAAGAGGCTAGCGGTTAAATATGAAAAAATGCCGTTTTTCTGTAAGAGGTGTGGGCTTATAGGTCATGACCATGAGGAGTGCGGTGATGGGGTGTGGGAGGAAAAACAGTTGCAGTATGGTACGTGGATGCTGGCGACACGTAGGGCTAATTAA